In Chromobacterium rhizoryzae, one genomic interval encodes:
- a CDS encoding LysE family translocator, with translation MPEYSNLLAFALVSLGMVATPGPNMMYLISRSICQGKRAGLISLSGVALGFVFYMLCAALGITTLLLAIPYAYDALRLGGAAYLLYLAWQALKPGGSSPFQLRELAPDSDRKLFMMGFLTNLLNPKIAVMYLALLPQFLSKAGGDVLSQSLLLGFTQILISVSVNALIVLSAGAMAALLVRKPAWGVAQRWIMGTVLGGLAVRMLFEKPR, from the coding sequence ATGCCGGAATACTCGAATCTGCTGGCCTTTGCGCTGGTCTCCTTGGGCATGGTGGCCACCCCGGGGCCGAATATGATGTATCTGATCTCGCGCTCCATCTGCCAGGGCAAGCGGGCCGGGCTGATCTCCTTGTCCGGCGTGGCGCTGGGCTTTGTGTTCTACATGTTGTGCGCGGCGCTGGGCATTACCACCTTGCTGCTGGCCATCCCCTATGCCTACGACGCCTTGCGCTTGGGCGGCGCGGCGTATCTGCTGTATCTGGCGTGGCAAGCGCTCAAACCCGGCGGCAGCTCGCCCTTCCAGCTGCGCGAGCTGGCGCCGGACAGCGACCGCAAGCTGTTCATGATGGGTTTTCTGACCAATCTGCTGAATCCGAAAATCGCGGTGATGTATCTGGCCCTGTTGCCGCAGTTTCTGTCCAAGGCGGGCGGCGACGTGTTGTCCCAATCGCTATTGCTCGGGTTCACGCAAATCCTGATCAGCGTCAGCGTCAACGCCTTGATCGTGCTGAGCGCCGGCGCCATGGCCGCGCTTCTGGTCCGGAAACCGGCCTGGGGCGTGGCCCAGCGCTGGATCATGGGCACGGTCTTGGGCGGCCTGGCGGTCAGGATGCTGTTTGAAAAGCCGCGCTGA
- a CDS encoding M66 family metalloprotease, whose protein sequence is MRLAIIPSLLIGVSLFGCNEDDAQKQLTGQAAGYAAVANAWPFNAVAPRNDLSGAFEGEVSVAQSQIMPAGSGVAGDSQPHLVAGRQALLMLRPISALSADKPLQVAVKDKSGATLGTLSLNPPDKQPKTAYFVDGAPEGGIDFTPPSGAQTTISSNADLAKLDDPNGAFLRGKLGANAMVNIQTADGSWVKTAYLPADASFEGKMISFQSQAGYGSTVRYSSRAVDVSRGDTLLFKYVNGQWFRQGELDNNRIVYAQNLWSAVLPAAWVKPGISLQFSHASKSGTLAKLEVGPATQLLINTIDIGMLVEPRRAFAFANDPGAHREYLQTVPLNQLLVAQYEPVHLKEVMLPDGSRLTQQDPSEGGWHTGTMREDIGKELISTGINYANYGVNSTAGRGADFPLTAALLTAHNSQGRYANGVQVHGGSGGGGVVTLDASLGNEFSHEVGHNYGLGHYVGGFDGSVHRPAGAVNSSWGWDADLKRFLPNFSGVVSNQDTCMPEGKPCQTPFAGRSYGLDAMAGGSPMSAVNRFTLYTPYVAKRIQQFLESKPVFDLASATGFSLWNASSQSMQPYPHRIAPDTATVPLEKLSEAYLAEAIGKADRALIKMEDGYWTREVKAPAASAANKGKLITIDNRATYATSLLAPGQTFTITGRSGDNHFVSDGRLWVKTQSIETDRKPQRFGVPVTTLLGYYDPEMKLTSYIYPALRGAYGYSYPDDGASASSAQCQLQVDTASGQLKFKLQSTRVNGEVMNKFHVNVPSALQPQNAKVVCGGKALASKAVPAASGALRYTINGVLQ, encoded by the coding sequence ATGCGCCTAGCTATTATTCCAAGTCTGCTGATCGGGGTTTCTTTATTTGGCTGTAATGAAGACGACGCGCAAAAACAGCTGACCGGACAGGCCGCCGGCTATGCCGCCGTCGCCAATGCCTGGCCGTTCAACGCCGTCGCGCCGCGCAATGATCTAAGCGGCGCCTTTGAGGGCGAGGTGTCCGTCGCCCAAAGCCAGATCATGCCGGCCGGCTCCGGCGTCGCCGGAGACAGCCAGCCGCATTTGGTGGCCGGACGCCAAGCCTTGCTGATGCTGCGCCCGATTTCCGCCCTCAGCGCCGACAAGCCGCTGCAAGTCGCCGTCAAGGACAAGAGCGGCGCCACGCTGGGCACGCTGTCGCTGAATCCGCCCGACAAACAGCCCAAGACGGCATATTTCGTCGACGGCGCGCCGGAAGGCGGCATTGACTTCACGCCGCCGTCAGGCGCTCAAACCACCATCAGCAGCAATGCCGATCTGGCCAAGCTCGACGACCCCAACGGCGCCTTCCTGCGCGGCAAGCTCGGTGCCAACGCCATGGTGAATATCCAGACCGCGGACGGCAGCTGGGTCAAGACCGCCTATCTGCCCGCCGACGCCTCCTTCGAAGGCAAGATGATCAGCTTCCAGTCCCAGGCCGGTTACGGCTCCACGGTGCGCTACAGCTCGCGCGCGGTGGACGTCAGCCGCGGCGACACCCTGCTGTTCAAATACGTCAACGGCCAATGGTTCCGCCAAGGAGAGCTGGACAACAACCGGATCGTCTACGCGCAAAACCTTTGGAGCGCTGTCCTGCCGGCCGCCTGGGTAAAGCCGGGCATATCCCTGCAGTTCAGCCACGCGTCGAAATCCGGCACCCTGGCCAAGCTTGAAGTGGGCCCGGCCACCCAGCTGCTGATCAACACCATAGACATCGGCATGCTGGTGGAGCCGCGCCGGGCTTTCGCCTTCGCCAACGATCCCGGCGCGCATCGCGAGTACCTGCAAACCGTTCCGCTCAATCAACTGCTGGTGGCCCAGTACGAACCCGTCCATTTGAAAGAAGTGATGCTGCCGGACGGCAGCCGGCTGACTCAACAAGACCCCAGCGAGGGCGGCTGGCATACCGGCACCATGCGGGAGGACATCGGCAAGGAACTGATTTCCACCGGCATCAATTACGCCAATTACGGCGTCAACAGCACGGCCGGCCGCGGGGCGGACTTCCCCTTGACCGCCGCCTTGCTGACCGCGCACAACAGCCAGGGCCGATACGCCAACGGCGTGCAAGTGCACGGCGGCTCCGGCGGCGGCGGCGTAGTCACGCTGGATGCGTCTCTGGGCAACGAGTTCAGCCACGAAGTGGGCCACAACTACGGTCTGGGCCATTATGTCGGCGGTTTCGACGGTTCGGTTCACCGTCCCGCCGGGGCCGTCAACTCCAGCTGGGGCTGGGATGCGGACCTCAAGCGCTTCCTTCCCAACTTCAGCGGCGTCGTCAGCAATCAAGACACTTGCATGCCGGAAGGCAAGCCCTGCCAAACGCCCTTCGCCGGCCGCAGTTACGGCCTGGACGCCATGGCCGGCGGCAGCCCGATGAGCGCCGTCAACCGCTTCACGCTGTATACGCCCTATGTGGCCAAGCGGATTCAGCAGTTCCTGGAGAGCAAGCCGGTGTTCGACCTCGCCTCGGCCACCGGCTTCAGCCTGTGGAACGCGTCCAGCCAAAGCATGCAGCCCTACCCTCACCGGATCGCGCCGGACACGGCGACCGTGCCGCTGGAAAAACTGAGCGAGGCCTATCTCGCCGAGGCGATAGGCAAGGCCGACCGCGCGCTGATCAAGATGGAAGACGGCTATTGGACGCGGGAGGTCAAGGCGCCGGCGGCCAGCGCCGCCAACAAGGGCAAGCTCATCACCATAGACAACCGCGCCACCTACGCCACCAGTCTGCTGGCGCCCGGCCAGACGTTTACGATAACGGGCCGCAGCGGAGACAATCACTTCGTGTCCGACGGCCGGCTGTGGGTCAAGACGCAGTCCATCGAAACCGACCGCAAGCCGCAGCGCTTTGGCGTGCCGGTCACCACCTTGCTGGGGTATTACGACCCGGAGATGAAACTCACCTCCTATATTTACCCGGCCCTGCGCGGCGCTTACGGCTATAGCTACCCGGATGACGGCGCGTCGGCGTCCTCCGCGCAATGCCAATTGCAGGTCGACACCGCCAGCGGGCAGCTGAAGTTCAAACTGCAAAGCACGCGCGTCAACGGCGAGGTGATGAACAAATTCCACGTCAACGTGCCCAGCGCCTTGCAGCCGCAAAATGCGAAAGTGGTTTGCGGCGGAAAAGCACTGGCCAGCAAGGCGGTTCCCGCGGCGAGCGGCGCTTTGCGCTACACGATCAACGGCGTGTTGCAGTAA